One stretch of Chthoniobacterales bacterium DNA includes these proteins:
- a CDS encoding tetratricopeptide repeat protein, with translation MSRRSKPAAVQKNEIVSRNRWVIFGVCAVIVAITWLVFGQTLGFQFINLDDNAYVFKNAQVARGLTIEGIGWAFTHIHSANWHPLTWISHMLDCQLYGLNPRGHHFTNVLLHTGTAILLFLVLRQMTGALWRSAFVAVVFAIHPLRVESVAWVAERKDVLSGLFFVLTIGAYVRYVRAPSSLARYGLVVLFFSLGLMCKPMLITLPFVLLLLDYWPLNRIAAVGDQGNQKSPTARRFIGEKLPLLALGVASSLATLFAQKIALQPLSHLSLSQRTGNAIISYGVYLRQMLWPRDLAPFYPLNPQDIIDSRVAFSLVILILISTAIFIWGRRYRYLITGWLWYLIMLIPVIGIIQVGNQSRADRYTYLPQIGLALLITWMAVDISARWRPQSLVLGILSAGVVSFLAFSAHVQASYWRNSETLWTHTLACTTGNATAEENLGQAVYDQGRVNEALSHFQKALQINPKQPFVHSLLGVAFLETGRVEESLASLRTALEINPNDGDAHYNLGNTFLQMGRAEQAIAEYSRALEINTDDIEARNNLAWVLATCPDALLRNGMKAIEIAERANALTRSQSPVISATLAAAYAEAGRFDDAIKTAQRALELASQEGQNARAEAIRGQIQFYQSGLAFRDSRYTPIAP, from the coding sequence ATGAGCCGCAGATCCAAACCCGCCGCTGTGCAAAAGAACGAAATTGTCTCCAGGAATCGCTGGGTAATTTTCGGCGTTTGCGCGGTCATTGTTGCAATTACGTGGCTCGTCTTTGGCCAGACCCTTGGTTTCCAATTCATCAATCTCGATGACAACGCCTACGTATTTAAGAACGCGCAGGTCGCCCGCGGTCTGACGATCGAAGGAATCGGGTGGGCCTTTACGCATATCCATTCGGCAAACTGGCATCCATTGACGTGGATTTCCCACATGTTGGACTGTCAATTGTACGGCCTAAACCCGCGCGGGCATCATTTCACCAATGTCCTGCTTCACACCGGCACCGCGATTCTCCTCTTCCTGGTCCTGCGCCAGATGACAGGCGCGCTGTGGCGCAGCGCTTTTGTGGCGGTTGTTTTTGCCATTCATCCGTTGCGGGTGGAATCGGTCGCCTGGGTGGCGGAACGAAAGGATGTCCTGAGCGGACTATTCTTCGTGCTGACTATTGGCGCCTACGTCCGATACGTGCGGGCTCCGTCATCGCTGGCCCGTTATGGCCTTGTCGTGCTGTTTTTCAGCCTCGGTTTGATGTGCAAGCCCATGCTCATCACGTTGCCTTTCGTTCTCCTGTTACTCGATTATTGGCCACTCAATCGGATAGCCGCCGTCGGCGATCAAGGGAACCAAAAATCTCCAACCGCGCGTCGATTCATCGGCGAGAAGCTGCCGCTCTTGGCGTTGGGAGTAGCCTCGAGTCTCGCGACGCTCTTCGCTCAAAAAATCGCCCTTCAGCCCCTGTCGCACCTCTCTCTCTCTCAGCGCACAGGAAACGCGATCATTTCGTATGGGGTTTACCTGCGCCAGATGCTTTGGCCCAGGGACCTGGCGCCATTCTACCCGTTAAACCCTCAGGACATTATTGATTCGCGAGTTGCCTTCTCGCTGGTCATCTTAATCCTGATCTCTACCGCCATCTTCATCTGGGGCCGCCGCTATCGATATCTCATAACCGGATGGCTTTGGTATTTGATCATGCTCATTCCGGTGATCGGTATTATCCAGGTGGGAAATCAATCCCGGGCGGATCGTTACACATACCTTCCCCAGATCGGCCTTGCTCTGCTGATCACCTGGATGGCGGTGGATATCTCGGCGCGCTGGCGTCCCCAATCTTTGGTGTTGGGCATTCTTTCCGCGGGGGTCGTTTCCTTCCTCGCCTTCTCTGCGCATGTTCAGGCTTCGTATTGGCGAAACAGCGAAACGCTTTGGACGCACACCCTGGCGTGCACGACCGGCAACGCGACAGCCGAAGAGAATCTCGGTCAGGCCGTTTACGATCAAGGGCGGGTAAACGAAGCCCTCTCTCATTTTCAGAAGGCCCTTCAAATCAACCCCAAACAACCTTTCGTCCATTCATTGCTGGGGGTCGCGTTTTTGGAAACCGGCCGCGTGGAGGAATCATTGGCTAGCCTCAGGACCGCGCTCGAAATCAATCCGAACGACGGCGACGCGCATTACAACCTCGGCAACACTTTTCTTCAAATGGGCCGGGCAGAACAGGCGATCGCCGAATACAGTCGAGCCTTGGAAATCAACACTGATGACATCGAAGCCCGCAATAACCTGGCCTGGGTGCTTGCGACTTGCCCCGATGCTCTCCTTCGAAATGGCATGAAGGCGATCGAGATCGCCGAGCGAGCCAATGCATTGACCCGGAGCCAGAGTCCGGTGATCAGCGCGACGCTCGCCGCCGCCTACGCGGAGGCGGGACGTTTCGACGACGCCATCAAGACCGCCCAACGCGCCCTGGAGTTAGCCTCGCAGGAAGGGCAAAACGCGCGCGCCGAGGCAATCCGGGGGCAAATCCAATTCTACCAATCGGGCCTTGCCTTTCGCGACAGCCGTTACACGCCCATCGCTCCTTAA
- a CDS encoding deoxyguanosinetriphosphate triphosphohydrolase, translating into MTNDLPAGADRPESWKRREQMEADENRVLAPFAQKSGDSRGRKYPEPRHAYRTEFQRDRARIIHARAFRRLEYKTQVFLNGTGDHLRTRLTHSIEVASISRTIARALSLNEDLAEAIALAHDLGHSPFGHSGEEMLAECMREHGGFDHNRQSQRVVELLEAAYPGFPGLNLTFEVREGLQKHQAFYDPPVASEDKYRCPSLEAQIANLADEITYYSHDLDDAVDFEILSSAQLEESAVWRRSHESVVARHPEVREPELHKLIIRDIIDVQVRDVITTSAETLAQSGVNSAEEVRKQPIPLISYSEALFEANRELRRFLYKNVYYHPRVAEVNRRACEMLRAVFEAYVRTPNLLGEAASKRIETEGLHRTICDYIAGMTDRYLLEEHARLRGGGEGQTG; encoded by the coding sequence GTGACGAACGATTTGCCAGCCGGCGCGGATCGGCCGGAGAGCTGGAAAAGACGGGAACAAATGGAGGCGGACGAAAACCGCGTCCTCGCGCCGTTCGCTCAAAAGTCGGGTGATTCCCGCGGCCGGAAATATCCCGAGCCGCGCCACGCCTATCGCACGGAATTTCAGCGCGACCGTGCGCGGATCATCCATGCGCGCGCCTTCCGGCGATTGGAATACAAAACGCAGGTGTTCCTGAACGGCACCGGCGATCATCTAAGAACGAGGCTCACCCACTCCATCGAAGTGGCTTCGATCAGCCGCACGATCGCGCGGGCGTTGTCCTTAAACGAGGACCTGGCCGAGGCAATTGCTCTGGCCCACGATCTTGGACACTCGCCTTTCGGCCATTCCGGCGAGGAGATGCTCGCCGAATGCATGCGCGAACACGGCGGCTTCGATCACAACCGGCAAAGCCAGCGAGTTGTCGAATTGCTGGAAGCCGCTTACCCGGGTTTTCCGGGATTGAATCTGACGTTCGAAGTCCGTGAGGGCCTGCAAAAACACCAGGCATTTTACGATCCACCTGTCGCCAGCGAAGACAAATATCGATGCCCGTCCCTCGAAGCCCAGATCGCAAATCTGGCCGATGAAATTACTTACTACAGTCACGATCTGGATGACGCGGTGGATTTCGAAATCCTAAGTTCGGCCCAGCTCGAAGAGAGCGCAGTCTGGCGCCGCAGCCACGAGTCCGTTGTGGCCCGGCATCCCGAGGTGCGGGAGCCGGAGCTCCACAAACTGATCATTCGAGACATTATAGACGTCCAGGTCCGCGATGTGATTACGACGAGCGCGGAAACTCTCGCGCAGTCCGGCGTGAACAGCGCGGAGGAAGTGCGGAAGCAGCCCATTCCCCTGATCTCTTACAGCGAGGCGCTATTCGAAGCGAACCGTGAACTACGCCGCTTTCTATACAAGAATGTTTATTACCATCCGCGAGTGGCGGAGGTGAACCGTCGCGCCTGCGAGATGTTGCGGGCTGTTTTCGAGGCGTATGTCCGGACGCCAAATCTCCTGGGAGAGGCCGCCAGCAAGCGAATCGAAACCGAGGGACTGCATCGGACCATTTGCGATTACATCGCGGGAATGACCGACCGGTACTTATTAGAAGAGCATGCGCGGCTCAGGGGAGGCGGCGAAGGGCAAACCGGGTAA
- a CDS encoding LON peptidase substrate-binding domain-containing protein — protein MAESIQFPDEVPVMPLPGALLFPHALLPLHIFEPRYRAMLEHALREQRMFSVALIRSQRSQWKSTDDFFHVAGVGLIRACVGRNDGTSDLILQGLRRVRFTGFQQSAPFPIARIEPLESDATTSVETDALGAKVLELYSKLKDTGRQLPQKVDQYLSHLGDTEMLADLMAATFINDPLRRQQVLEELSLNQRLRLVIQYLREETGTAAA, from the coding sequence ATGGCCGAATCAATTCAATTCCCGGACGAAGTGCCGGTGATGCCGCTGCCGGGAGCGCTCCTTTTTCCCCATGCTCTCCTGCCTTTGCACATTTTTGAGCCCCGTTACCGGGCGATGCTCGAGCATGCTTTGCGCGAGCAGCGGATGTTTTCCGTGGCGCTGATCCGGTCGCAACGCAGCCAATGGAAATCGACCGATGACTTTTTTCACGTCGCCGGAGTTGGCCTGATCCGGGCCTGCGTTGGACGGAACGACGGAACCTCTGACCTGATCCTGCAAGGATTGCGGCGAGTGCGTTTCACCGGGTTCCAGCAAAGCGCGCCCTTCCCGATCGCTCGGATCGAGCCGCTCGAATCGGACGCGACTACCTCGGTAGAAACGGACGCGCTTGGAGCTAAAGTGCTCGAACTTTATTCCAAGCTAAAGGACACCGGGCGTCAGCTTCCTCAAAAAGTGGACCAATACCTTTCCCACCTCGGAGACACTGAGATGCTCGCGGACCTGATGGCAGCGACCTTTATTAATGATCCGTTGCGCCGCCAGCAGGTGCTCGAAGAACTTTCCCTGAATCAACGCCTGCGGCTTGTCATCCAATATCTTCGCGAAGAGACCGGCACCGCAGCAGCGTGA
- a CDS encoding type I 3-dehydroquinate dehydratase, giving the protein MTKPAARRIVGVISSRADLRRALSMRTPPDLFELRLDGLIRIIDTVHATIEQLPSPLIITARDPAEGGANNLSSKQRRALLLEFLPHAAYVDVELRAAPFFREVLRTAHTRKIQSIISFHDLRGTPSAMRLDHLASAARSLGAAILKFATRTDTTSQMHRLLDFFDRQGDPTKIVAMGIGKLGPACRRELFRRGCVLNYAPIGRRQVAGQLTIAQIRKLERRLTSSRPAAPPN; this is encoded by the coding sequence ATGACCAAGCCCGCGGCCCGACGAATTGTTGGCGTCATTTCTTCCCGAGCCGATCTGCGACGGGCCCTCAGCATGCGAACTCCGCCGGATCTGTTTGAGTTACGTCTCGACGGGCTCATTCGAATTATCGATACGGTTCACGCGACCATCGAGCAGCTGCCATCGCCACTGATCATTACGGCGCGGGACCCGGCCGAAGGCGGCGCGAATAATCTCTCTTCAAAGCAGCGGCGAGCGCTGCTGCTCGAGTTTCTTCCTCACGCCGCTTATGTGGACGTTGAATTACGAGCAGCTCCCTTCTTTCGTGAGGTTTTGCGAACCGCTCACACCCGAAAAATTCAGTCGATCATTTCCTTTCACGATTTGCGGGGAACGCCGAGTGCCATGCGGCTCGACCACCTCGCTTCGGCCGCCAGGTCGTTAGGCGCCGCCATCCTAAAATTTGCCACCCGCACCGACACAACTTCGCAAATGCATCGGCTCCTCGATTTTTTTGATCGGCAAGGAGACCCGACCAAAATCGTCGCGATGGGAATCGGGAAACTCGGCCCGGCCTGTCGGCGCGAACTTTTTCGTCGGGGCTGCGTGCTCAATTACGCGCCGATTGGCCGCCGCCAGGTGGCGGGCCAATTGACGATCGCGCAAATCCGAAAACTCGAACGACGTCTAACAAGTTCCAGGCCCGCCGCTCCTCCCAATTAG
- a CDS encoding riboflavin synthase: MFTGLIENVGTVVAMEKNRTGAKLAIAAAGLPEKAHLGESIAVNGCCLTVSRRGDDQLVFDLLEETLQRTNLGALHKGDRVNLERALLAEGRLGGHFVQGHVDCSSGIISLEETGTDWRLEVELPVEFAKYVVEKGSIAVNGISLTVADVSPKSFVAWIIPHTKAHTNLAVARAHDLVNLEFDLLAKYVERMVVRPA, encoded by the coding sequence ATGTTCACGGGTTTGATTGAAAACGTCGGCACCGTCGTCGCGATGGAGAAAAATCGCACCGGGGCGAAGTTGGCTATCGCGGCGGCCGGGCTCCCCGAAAAAGCCCATCTTGGCGAGAGCATTGCCGTCAATGGCTGCTGCCTGACCGTCTCTCGGCGTGGCGACGATCAGCTCGTCTTCGATTTGCTGGAAGAAACACTTCAGCGCACAAACTTGGGAGCTCTACACAAGGGGGATCGCGTGAATCTCGAACGCGCGCTCCTCGCGGAGGGCCGCCTCGGCGGCCATTTTGTGCAAGGCCACGTCGATTGCAGCTCTGGGATTATCAGCCTGGAAGAGACTGGCACAGACTGGCGTCTCGAAGTGGAATTGCCCGTCGAGTTTGCCAAATACGTCGTCGAAAAAGGTTCCATCGCCGTGAACGGAATCAGCCTCACCGTCGCGGACGTTTCGCCGAAGAGTTTCGTGGCCTGGATCATTCCTCATACGAAGGCGCATACGAACCTCGCCGTCGCGCGCGCTCATGACCTGGTAAACCTGGAGTTCGATCTGCTCGCGAAATATGTTGAGCGAATGGTAGTTCGCCCGGCATGA
- a CDS encoding vitamin K epoxide reductase family protein: protein MRYRRAEIFLYSLAAIFALGGLTDAIYLTVGHLTGQFATCVASSGCEAVLRSEYAAIGKVPVAAFGAAAYFSAFSLATLAAFGHDRVRPLFLCLVAGMLAATCWFLYVQAFLLHAFCDYCLLSATLTGLLSAIGTAVFFLAKKRAAPSL from the coding sequence GTGCGATACCGACGCGCCGAGATTTTCCTTTATAGCTTGGCCGCCATTTTCGCTCTCGGCGGTTTGACCGACGCCATCTATCTCACCGTGGGCCATCTCACCGGACAATTTGCAACCTGCGTCGCCTCCTCCGGGTGCGAGGCGGTGCTCAGGAGTGAGTATGCCGCTATCGGGAAAGTGCCGGTGGCCGCGTTCGGGGCCGCGGCCTACTTCAGTGCTTTCAGCCTGGCGACGTTGGCTGCGTTTGGTCACGATCGTGTCCGGCCCCTGTTTCTTTGCCTGGTCGCGGGAATGCTGGCGGCCACATGTTGGTTTTTGTATGTCCAAGCCTTCCTGCTCCACGCTTTCTGCGATTATTGCCTGCTCTCCGCGACCTTGACGGGACTGCTTTCCGCAATCGGAACCGCCGTTTTTTTCCTCGCGAAAAAGCGGGCCGCGCCGAGTCTATAG
- a CDS encoding thioredoxin domain-containing protein, which produces MKRYLPFVIIAVVFCIATVFGVELYQSKNEKPARPGKMAFGKPGADPPHIQGRPKAPVALEEFGDFECEPCSKFWPILKQAQKEYGDRLSVTFREFPLVKIHPHAMEAARAAEAAGLQGRFWEMYESLYADRFIWIGAGDTRAALTLCASHLDLDLEKFKKDMDSEEVSKRIAADKERVESLELTRTPGVFVNGDQVTAAPITIEILRAAIDAALGEKPK; this is translated from the coding sequence ATGAAGCGTTATCTCCCTTTCGTAATAATTGCGGTCGTTTTTTGCATCGCGACCGTGTTCGGCGTCGAGCTTTACCAATCGAAGAATGAAAAGCCGGCCCGGCCGGGAAAAATGGCTTTCGGCAAGCCGGGGGCGGATCCTCCTCACATTCAGGGGCGCCCGAAGGCCCCCGTGGCGCTGGAAGAGTTTGGCGATTTCGAGTGCGAGCCGTGTTCGAAATTCTGGCCCATCTTAAAACAGGCACAGAAGGAATACGGCGATCGCCTGAGCGTCACGTTCCGCGAATTTCCCCTGGTGAAGATTCATCCGCACGCCATGGAGGCGGCACGCGCCGCCGAGGCCGCGGGCCTGCAGGGGCGTTTTTGGGAGATGTATGAGTCGCTCTACGCAGACCGTTTTATCTGGATCGGGGCGGGAGATACCCGCGCGGCGCTGACCCTGTGCGCGTCCCACCTGGATTTGGATTTGGAGAAGTTCAAAAAAGACATGGACAGCGAGGAAGTTTCCAAGCGGATCGCCGCCGACAAAGAACGCGTCGAATCCCTCGAGCTCACGCGAACTCCGGGCGTTTTTGTGAATGGAGATCAGGTGACGGCAGCTCCCATCACAATCGAGATTTTGCGGGCGGCAATCGACGCGGCCCTGGGCGAGAAACCGAAATGA